Proteins encoded together in one Candidatus Dormiibacterota bacterium window:
- a CDS encoding acyl-CoA dehydrogenase family protein — MTATVTPHTTRPELDELRRTVARFVDREVRPVIDDWERRQRFPAHLMRAMGGLGLFGAAFPQAVGGEDVGKLAQCLIVEELARGSGGISTTCLVQVLALLPIAVHGDPAQRERYVVPGLRGEIAVCIAITEPGHGSDVAGIETTAVRDGDGWRLRGSKMFITNAPFADLFLVAAKTDPDGARRGISLFAVERGTPGLEVGAHLDKMGWHSSETAPVFLSDCRIPAENLVGQVGAGFQYIMEDFNFERLLLAAQCVGLAGESLAIALRYAQEREQFGRPITDFQAVRHKLARMATQVEAGRHLVRSGCEEQDAGGEGRCTASMAKYFCGEMVSAVAYDAIGVLGGAGYLRDHAAERIYRDARVLSIGGGTSEVQLNIIAKELLRE, encoded by the coding sequence ATGACCGCGACCGTGACGCCGCACACCACCCGGCCCGAGCTCGACGAGCTGCGCCGCACCGTGGCGCGCTTCGTCGACCGCGAGGTGCGCCCGGTCATCGACGACTGGGAGCGGCGGCAGCGCTTCCCCGCCCACCTGATGCGCGCCATGGGCGGCCTGGGCCTCTTCGGCGCCGCCTTCCCCCAGGCGGTCGGCGGCGAGGACGTCGGCAAGCTGGCCCAGTGTCTCATCGTCGAGGAGCTGGCCCGCGGCAGCGGCGGCATCTCCACCACCTGCCTGGTGCAGGTGCTGGCGCTGCTCCCGATCGCCGTCCACGGCGACCCCGCCCAGCGCGAGCGCTACGTGGTCCCGGGGCTGCGCGGCGAGATCGCGGTCTGCATCGCGATCACCGAGCCGGGCCACGGCTCGGACGTCGCCGGGATCGAGACCACCGCGGTGCGCGACGGCGACGGCTGGCGGCTGCGCGGCAGCAAGATGTTCATCACCAACGCGCCCTTCGCCGACCTCTTCCTGGTGGCTGCCAAGACCGACCCGGACGGGGCGCGGCGCGGCATCAGCCTCTTCGCGGTCGAGCGCGGCACCCCGGGGCTGGAGGTGGGCGCCCACCTCGACAAGATGGGCTGGCACTCCTCCGAGACCGCACCCGTGTTCCTGAGCGACTGCCGCATCCCCGCGGAGAACCTGGTGGGCCAGGTCGGCGCCGGGTTCCAGTACATCATGGAGGACTTCAACTTCGAGCGCCTGCTCCTCGCCGCTCAGTGCGTCGGGCTCGCCGGGGAGAGCCTGGCGATCGCGCTCCGGTATGCCCAGGAGCGCGAGCAGTTCGGCCGTCCCATCACCGACTTCCAGGCGGTGCGCCACAAGCTGGCGCGGATGGCCACCCAGGTCGAGGCCGGCCGGCACCTGGTCCGGAGCGGCTGCGAGGAGCAGGATGCGGGCGGCGAGGGACGGTGCACCGCCTCGATGGCGAAGTACTTCTGCGGAGAGATGGTGAGCGCCGTCGCCTACGACGCCATCGGCGTGCTCGGGGGCGCGGGATACCTCCGCGACCACGCCGCCGAGCGCATCTATCGCGACGCCCGGGTGCTCAGCATCGGTGGCGGCACCAGCGAGGTTCAGCTGAACATCATCGCCA
- a CDS encoding acyl-CoA dehydrogenase family protein, with protein MQRTLMEAEHDLFRSSVRAFVEREVVPHHPGWERAGIVPRELWLAAGRSGFLGLGIAEEHGGSGVDDFRYNTVVNEELTRAGASGVGFPLHTDVVAPYLTALATDEQKRRWLPGFCSGELISAIAMSEPGAGSDLQGIRTTATANADGWVLNGQKTFITNGINADLVVVVARTDAEAGHRGISLLVVERGMPGFERGRNLDKIGLHAQDTAELFLSDVHVPRANLLGVEGGGFGHLMDNLPQERLTIAVSAVAGAEAVLALTVEYCRDRTAFGRPIGSFQHNRFALAEMATEVDVARVFVDRCVAEHCAGRLGVADAAKAKWWTTELQKRVVDQCVQLHGGYGYMTEFPVARAYLDARVATIYGGTTEIMKEIIGRSMGF; from the coding sequence ATGCAGCGCACCCTCATGGAGGCCGAGCACGACCTCTTCCGCTCCTCCGTCCGCGCCTTCGTCGAGCGCGAGGTCGTCCCCCACCATCCCGGCTGGGAGCGCGCGGGCATCGTCCCCCGCGAGCTCTGGCTCGCCGCGGGGCGCTCCGGCTTCCTCGGCCTCGGCATCGCCGAGGAGCACGGTGGCAGCGGCGTCGACGACTTCCGCTACAACACCGTCGTCAACGAGGAGCTGACCCGCGCGGGCGCCAGCGGCGTGGGATTCCCGCTCCACACCGACGTGGTGGCCCCCTACCTGACCGCCCTCGCCACCGACGAGCAGAAGCGCCGCTGGCTGCCCGGCTTCTGCTCCGGGGAGCTGATCAGCGCCATCGCGATGAGCGAGCCGGGGGCGGGCAGCGACCTCCAGGGGATCCGCACCACCGCCACCGCGAACGCCGACGGATGGGTGCTGAACGGGCAGAAGACCTTCATCACCAACGGCATCAACGCCGACCTCGTGGTGGTGGTGGCGCGCACCGACGCCGAGGCGGGCCACCGCGGCATCAGCCTGCTGGTGGTCGAGCGCGGGATGCCCGGCTTCGAGCGCGGCCGCAACCTCGACAAGATCGGGCTGCACGCCCAGGACACCGCCGAGCTCTTCCTCAGCGACGTCCACGTCCCCCGCGCCAACCTGCTCGGCGTGGAGGGCGGGGGTTTCGGCCACCTCATGGACAATCTCCCGCAGGAGCGGCTCACCATCGCGGTCAGCGCGGTGGCCGGCGCCGAGGCGGTGCTGGCCCTCACCGTCGAGTACTGCCGCGACCGGACCGCGTTCGGGCGGCCGATCGGCAGCTTCCAGCACAACCGCTTCGCGCTCGCCGAGATGGCCACCGAGGTCGACGTGGCGCGGGTCTTCGTCGACCGCTGCGTCGCCGAGCACTGCGCCGGGCGCCTCGGCGTCGCCGACGCCGCCAAGGCGAAGTGGTGGACCACCGAGCTGCAGAAGCGGGTCGTCGACCAGTGCGTGCAGCTCCACGGCGGCTACGGCTACATGACCGAGTTCCCGGTGGCCCGCGCCTACCTGGACGCCCGGGTGGCGACGATCTACGGTGGCACCACCGAGATCATGAAGGAGATCATCGGCCGGTCGATGGGCTTCTGA
- a CDS encoding MerR family DNA-binding transcriptional regulator, which produces MAKDTTLMNIGELASLTGVSSRTIRYYEELGILPEPERSPGGTRKYSHDYRFYVEGALALKELGFTLEEIQLIGRMALGRSTTARERERVGTVVSEKMSGLEHRIRVLTRLRDVLLAESKGGRDEMWSRFSGALALATGSER; this is translated from the coding sequence ATGGCAAAGGACACCACGCTGATGAACATCGGCGAGCTCGCCTCGCTCACCGGGGTCAGCAGCCGCACCATCCGCTACTACGAGGAGCTCGGCATCCTCCCGGAGCCCGAGCGCTCGCCCGGCGGCACCCGCAAGTACTCCCACGACTACCGCTTCTACGTCGAGGGCGCGCTCGCCCTCAAGGAGCTGGGCTTCACCCTCGAGGAGATCCAGCTCATCGGGCGGATGGCGCTGGGCCGCAGCACCACCGCCAGGGAGCGCGAACGCGTCGGCACCGTGGTCTCGGAGAAGATGTCCGGGCTGGAGCACCGCATCCGGGTGCTCACCCGCCTGCGCGACGTGCTCCTCGCCGAGAGCAAGGGCGGCCGCGACGAGATGTGGAGCAGGTTCTCGGGCGCCCTCGCCCTCGCCACCGGCAGCGAACGCTAG
- a CDS encoding acyl-ACP thioesterase domain-containing protein: MDVRRAGPEPGGVLAAARRPAPDDGRVFDAERTVRLGDVDRHGRLRLDALARHLQDVATDDTVDARIGSAALTWVVRRAAVVVDRWPRYLEPVLYSTFCSGTGPRWAERRTTCLGDAGGRVGTAVLWACIDAGTGRAADLPAGFDGVWGAAAGGRAVSARLIHPPPREPLSERSWQVRAGDLDILGHVNNAVHWAAVEDELARLLPDAVPVAAELEYRLPIELDDALTLRSRVDGPELSTWMVSPRGLHASARVVCGDGSAG; the protein is encoded by the coding sequence ATGGACGTTCGACGCGCCGGCCCCGAGCCCGGAGGCGTCCTCGCGGCGGCGAGGCGCCCGGCGCCCGACGACGGCCGGGTCTTCGATGCCGAACGCACCGTCCGCCTCGGTGACGTCGACCGCCACGGCCGCCTCCGTCTCGACGCCCTCGCCCGCCACCTCCAGGACGTGGCCACCGACGACACCGTCGACGCGCGAATCGGCAGCGCGGCGCTCACCTGGGTGGTGCGGCGCGCGGCGGTGGTGGTCGACCGGTGGCCGCGCTACCTCGAGCCGGTCCTCTACTCGACCTTCTGCAGCGGCACCGGCCCGCGCTGGGCGGAGCGGCGCACCACCTGTCTGGGCGATGCCGGGGGACGGGTGGGCACCGCGGTGCTGTGGGCCTGCATCGACGCCGGCACCGGGCGTGCCGCGGATCTGCCCGCCGGGTTCGACGGGGTGTGGGGGGCGGCCGCAGGCGGCCGGGCCGTCTCGGCCCGGCTGATCCATCCCCCGCCCCGGGAGCCGCTGTCGGAACGCTCCTGGCAGGTTCGCGCCGGCGACCTCGACATCCTCGGCCACGTCAACAACGCGGTGCACTGGGCCGCCGTCGAGGACGAGCTCGCCCGCCTCCTCCCGGACGCCGTCCCCGTCGCCGCCGAGCTCGAGTACCGCCTGCCCATCGAGCTCGACGACGCGCTCACCCTGCGCTCGCGCGTCGACGGCCCCGAGCTGAGCACGTGGATGGTCAGCCCCCGCGGCCTGCATGCGTCGGCACGGGTCGTGTGTGGCGACGGTTCGGCAGGTTGA